In Thiomonas arsenitoxydans, the genomic stretch GATCATGGCGATGAGCGGCCAACCGCAGCAGGCCATCCGCGATGCGGTGTGGGAGGAGGTGAAGGCGCATTTCCGTCCGGAGTTTCTCAACCGCATCGACGAGGTGGTGGTGTTCCACGCTCTGGGTGAGAAAGAGATCGCGGATATCGCGCGCATCCAGTTGCGCGGTCTGGAAGGGCGACTGGCGCAGCTCGATATGCGGCTGGATGTCAGCAGCGAAGCACTGGCCGAGATTGCCCGAGAAGGCTTCGATCCGGTGTTTGGCGCGCGGCCGCTCAAGCGCGCCATTCAGCAGCGCATCGAGAACCCGCTGGCCAAGCTGATTCTCGAAGGCCGCTTCGGTCCGAAGGACGTGATTCCGGTCAACCTCAAAAACGGCCAGATCGTGTTCGAACGGGGCTGAACACCGGCCAGGGTGACCGGCTGAAGGGCGGAGCGTTCAGCTTTTCAGCCACTTGAGGAAATCGGCATAGGCCTTCGGGCTGCCGGCTTCCCATCCGGTGAGGCCCAGGGCTTTGTTGGCCCGCTCCGAAGCCGCGCCGAGCAAATCGGCGCGCACTTTGGCCACTGAGTCCTCCGGCACGCTTGGGGCGGCCAGCACTGCCCACATGGGCATGGGCTGATGCTGCAACAACACGCCGCCCTCGGCCAGCCACTGCTTAGAGACCACGGGGGTTACCACCCCGATGGCCGCGACGTGCATGTCGCGCATCAGACCTGTGACCGCATTCTGCGTTTTGACGTGGACAACTTTGGGCAGCTGCTTGGCATGCCCCAGCCACAGCTTTTGCGCAATCATGTCCACCAGGCTACCCTTTTGCGGCGCAAGCAACACCGCCGACGGCGAACTCCACACCGCGTCGGGTGAGATGCAGGTCTCCGGCACAGCGGTGCTGAGCCCGAGCACGCTCAGACTGCCGCCGCCAACGAGAATTTTCCCGGCCTGATTGGGGCATTGCCGGGCGATCAGATCGGTGCCGAAGTGCATCGTGTCTTTGCCCACGGCAACCAGCTGCCAGCCCTTGGCCAGCAGGGCGGCGGTCAGGTTGGGCGGTTTGACAAAGGCAAAGCTGTAGCGGCTCTCGTCGGAACTCGCCTGCGCGGTCTTGAGGTCGAAGTTCGGCAACCACAAAACCTTGCG encodes the following:
- a CDS encoding substrate-binding domain-containing protein; protein product: MFSSHLHTEPGQTRPILSFAAVGMLLVSLFCGGLAARQAEAAPTPAVASAAPLLMGFQFGLAAENQQALNVIGQTLSDVVSNAVNRKVLWLPNFDLKTAQASSDESRYSFAFVKPPNLTAALLAKGWQLVAVGKDTMHFGTDLIARQCPNQAGKILVGGGSLSVLGLSTAVPETCISPDAVWSSPSAVLLAPQKGSLVDMIAQKLWLGHAKQLPKVVHVKTQNAVTGLMRDMHVAAIGVVTPVVSKQWLAEGGVLLQHQPMPMWAVLAAPSVPEDSVAKVRADLLGAASERANKALGLTGWEAGSPKAYADFLKWLKS